The following coding sequences are from one Lolium rigidum isolate FL_2022 chromosome 6, APGP_CSIRO_Lrig_0.1, whole genome shotgun sequence window:
- the LOC124666193 gene encoding 3-hydroxybutyryl-CoA dehydrogenase-like, which produces MGTQAAPATRQIAAVGVIGAGQMGSGIAQLAATAGCSVFLLDSDPAALSRAVASISSSLGRLVAKGQLSQAACDDSVKRIKCVSDVQELRGVDLVIEAIVESEDDKKKLFMELDKITKPSAILASNTSSISITRLASATSRPSQVIGMHFFNPPPIMKLVEIIRGADTSEEVFSQVKSFSERIGKVVICSQDYPGFIVNRILMPMINEAFWALYTGVATKEDIDTGMKLGTNHPMGPLQLADFIGLDVCLSVLRVLHNGLGDNKYSPCPLLVQYVDAGRLGKKRGQGVYSYGRSSSSIKPKSSL; this is translated from the exons ATGGGGACGCAAGCGGCGCCGGCGACCCGCCAGATCGCGGCTGTTGGCGTCATCGGCGCGGGCCAGATGGGCTCGGGCATCGCccagctcgccgccaccgccggctgcAGCGTGTTCCTCCTCGACTCCGACCCCGCCGCCCTCTCGCGCGCCGTCGCCTCCATCTCCTCCTCCCtcggccgcctcgtcgccaaGGGGCAGCTCTCTCAG GCTGCGTGCGATGATTCCGTCAAGCGGATAAAGTGCGTCTCCGATGTGCAAGAGCTTCGGGGTGTGGATCTTGTGATAGAGGCCATCGTTGAGTCGGAAGATGACAAGAAGAAGCTGTTCATGGAGCTGGATAAGATCACCAAACCCTCTGCTATTCTTGCGTCAAATACCAGCTCCATTTCTATAACCCGGCTTGCCTCAGCTACCAGCCGCCCCTCTCAG GTAATAGGTATGCACTTCTTTAACCCTCCTCCAATAATGAAGTTGGTTGAAATCATACGAGGAGCTGATACATCAGAAGAGGTTTTTTCGCAAGTTAAATCTTTTTCAGAAAG GATTGGAAAGGTGGTTATATGTTCGCAAGATTACCCTGGCTTCATTGTGAACCGCATCCTGATGCCGATGATTAACGAGGCATTTTGGGCACTTTATACGGGAGTAGCTACCAAAGAGGACATCGATACAGGGATGAAGCTTGGCACAAATCATCCAATGGGTCCTCTTCAGCTTGCAGACTTCATTGGGTTAGATGTTTGCCTCTCAGTGCTTAGGGTACTTCACAATGGGCTAGGAGATAACAAGTACAGTCCGTGTCCCCTTCTTGTTCAATATGTTGATGCCGGACGACTTGGAAAGAAGCGCGGACAGGGTGTGTACTCATACGGGAGAAGCTCTTCATCAATTAAACCCAAGTCATCTTTGTGA
- the LOC124666194 gene encoding phosphatidylglycerophosphate phosphatase 1, chloroplastic/mitochondrial-like, with amino-acid sequence MLRPPPAPLLPPAPRSSPLPAPRAANPNTDPPPAPFSAARATPMGVAASWPRALGQRFNAGGVAAVVTVAASEPRLALPHVAVQDIRWLDWAELRRAGFRGVVFDKDNTLTAPYAPALWPLLAASFDQCRAAFPGAIALYSNSAGLKQYDPDGEDASTVEAAIDGVHVIRHDAKKPAGAAKEIESYFGCSASDLVLVGDRYFTDIVYGNRNGFLTVLTEPLSFAGESYIVKRVRKLEGYITNYWYKKGHRPIKHQLLPDVRRIVKFDPYEDSISPRT; translated from the exons ATGCtaaggccgccgccggcgccacttCTCCCTCCCGCTCCCCGCTCCTCCCCGCTTCCCGCCCCCAGAGCTGCAAACCCAAACACCGATCCACCTCCCGCCCCCTTCAGCGCCGCCAGAGCAACGCCCATGGGCGTGGCCGCGTCGTGGCCCCGTGCGCTGGGGCAGCGCTTCAACGCCGGCGGCGTGGCCGCGGTGGTGACCGTGGCGGCGTCGGAGCCGCGCCTTGCGCTGCCACACGTAGCGGTGCAGGACATCCGGTGGCTGGACTGGGCGGAGCTCCGTCGCGCGGGGTTCCGTGGCGTGGTGTTCGACAAGGACAACACCCTCACCGCGCCCTACGCGCCCGCGCTCTGGCCACTGCTCGCTGCCTCGTTTGACCAGTGCCGCGCGGCCTTTCCCGGCGCCATCGCCCTCTACAGCAACTCCGCAG GCTTGAAGCAGTATGATCCGGATGGGGAGGATGCCAGTACGGTCGAGGCGGCAATCGACGGGGTTCATGTGATTAGACATG ATGCTAAGAAGCCTGCTGGAGCAGCTAAGGAAATTGAGAGTTATTTTGGTTGTTCAGCTTCAGATCTTGTTTTG GTTGGTGATAGATACTTTACTGATATTGTATATGGAAATAGGAATGGCTTTCTTACTGTATTAACAGAACCGTTGAGTTTTGCCGGTGAATCTTACATTGTCAAAAGG GTTAGAAAATTGGAAGGATACATTACCAACTATTGGTACAAGAAAGGACACAGACCAATTAAGCACCAGTTGCTCCCTGATGTGAGAAGGATCGTGAAGTTTGATCCGTATGAAGACTCAATCTCACCTCGAACGTAG
- the LOC124663453 gene encoding putative E3 ubiquitin-protein ligase RING1a codes for MYAERFDVNLTQLEAYMNCFLHRFILVKLAEIRKEVQCPICLGIIRKTRTVMECLHRFCRDCIDKSMRLGNNECPACRTHCASRRSLRDDPNYDALIATLYPDIDKYEEEEFAFSEEEKTRNKKIQATIEETVRKQSEAMGKKSSTAKATANAFARKYRRNVRTRGRGRTVARDIVHAVSDDEGRKEVNSNDASKDPSSADNHSPDLKQKRGRKRPAPLPSPVRTMGIATSDHGSEENDELVSVKENFTTSPLRGEMLAWGKNGTRSQTRYGNVGGLNGRLGKSGRVAKLVEHLRTTDEMDKEFNLYLVLLPLDGQTTPKLEKPYLSCQPTVSIRHLVQLIALQLSRQVEELEIYIRMDLHRRGVATDSSSAETKLRLLDGLERLREDKLLSDLHPSFASGRNDLELLYALKTQD; via the exons GCATTATCCGGAAGACAAGAACAGTTATGGAATGTTTGCACCGTTTCTGCCGGGATTGCATTGATAAATCTATGCGGCTAGG AAATAATGAGTGCCCAGCATGCCGCACTCATTGTGCGAGCAGACGTTCATTGAGGGATGATCCTAATTACGATGCATTGATTGCAACCTTGTACCCAGATATTGATAAGTACGAGGAAGAG GAATTTGCTTTCAGTGAAGAGGAGAAGACTCGGAACAAGAAG ATTCAAGCAACCATTGAAGAAACGGTTCGAAAACAGTCAGAGGCCATGGGTAAGAAAAGTTCCACAGCAAAAGCCACTGCCAATGCTTTTGCAAGGAAGTACAGGAGAAATGTGCGAACACGTGGGAGAGGTAGAACTGTTGCTCGTGATATTGTCCATGCTGTCTCAGATGATGAGGGTAGAAAAGAAGTAAATTCTAATGATGCCAGCAAAGACCCGTCTTCTGCTGATAACCACTCTCCAGATTTAAAGCAGAAAAGAGGTAGAAAGAGGCCTGCACCACTACCTTCTCCTGTTAGAACCATGGGTATTGCCACTAGTGACCATGGATCTGAGGAGAATGATGAACTAGTATCTGTAAAAGAAAATTTCACCACCTCTCCATTGCGGGGAGAGATGCTCGCATGGGGAAAAAATGGTACGCGAAGCCAAACTCGATATGGCAATGTTGGCGGCTTAAATGGCAGGCTTGGAAAGAGCGGACGTGTTGCGAAGTTAGTGGAGCACCTGCGTACAACTGATGAAATGGATAAAGAG TTCAACTTGTATCttgttctccttcctcttgatggACAAACAACACCTAAATTGGAAAAGCCCTATCTAAGTTGTCAACCAACTGTATCCATTCGACATCTTGTACAG CTCATTGCTCTCCAGTTGTCTCGCCAAGTTGAAGAACTTGAGATATACATAAGGATGGACCTCCACAGAAGAGGTGTTGCGACGGACTCAAGTTCTGCTGAGACAAAACTGCGGCTACTTGATGGCTTGGAAAGATTGAGAGAAGATAAACTTCTTTCTGATCTTCACCCTTCATTTGCCTCTGGTCGCAATGATCTG GAATTGTTATATGCTTTGAAAACTCAAGACTAG